A region of Vitis riparia cultivar Riparia Gloire de Montpellier isolate 1030 chromosome 1, EGFV_Vit.rip_1.0, whole genome shotgun sequence DNA encodes the following proteins:
- the LOC117920257 gene encoding probable methyltransferase PMT26 translates to MEDLLHVPHTKLAEIKGHQNWVKVSGEFLTFPGGGTQFKNGALHYIEFIEESMPDIAWEKRSRVVLDVGCGVASFGGYLFFYKDVLTMSFAPKDEHEAQVQFAFERGISGISAVMGTKRLPFPAMIFDVVHYARCRVPWHIEGGKLLFELNRVLRPGGFFVWSATPAYQKLADDVAIWNAMTELMKSMCWEAQFAL, encoded by the coding sequence ATGGAAGATCTACTGCACGTTCCTCACACCAAGCTTGCAGAAATTAAAGGGCATCAGAATTGGGTGAAGGTTTCCGGCGAGTTCCTTACTTTTCCTGGTGGTGGAACACAGTTTAAGAATGGTGCTCTTCATTACATTGAATTCATAGAGGAGTCTATGCCTGATATTGCATGGGAAAAACGCAGTCGTGTGGTATTGGATGTTGGATGTGGTGTTGCTAGCTTTGGAggctatctttttttttataaagatgtgCTCACTATGTCATTTGCCCCAAAAGACGAGCATGAAGCCCAAGTACAATTTGCATTTGAAAGGGGAATTTCGGGTATATCTGCTGTTATGGGCACAAAGAGACTTCCCTTCCCAGCCATGATCTTTGATGTTGTCCACTATGCACGTTGTAGAGTTCCCTGGCATATAGAAGGTGGTAAGCTTCTCTTTGAGCTGAACCGTGTGTTGCGGCCTGGTGGTTTCTTTGTGTGGTCGGCAACTCCGGCTTACCAGAAGCTTGCTGATGATGTTGCGATATGGAATGCCATGACTGAACTGATGAAGTCAATGTGCTGGGAAGCTCAATTTGCTCTTTGA